The Benincasa hispida cultivar B227 chromosome 9, ASM972705v1, whole genome shotgun sequence genome has a segment encoding these proteins:
- the LOC120085267 gene encoding serine/threonine-protein kinase STY46-like isoform X2, giving the protein MAMDDTESCSSRAVDDFSAQTWKQKQMVGVYDEVLRRLRLSHEAETSLPGFEDELWAHFHRLPTRYAMDVNVERAQDVLMHKNLLYMAHDPATRPAIDVRLVQVHSSPGRNFGKSVNSNLKEKVDQLFSGYDSNQRHHPPPAFGSSTEVEYGFETSQLHDIDQPGTFSWPMHEITISTIDKPKLLSQLTSLLSEIGLNIQEAHAFSTTDGFSLDVFVVDGWAIEDTKQLKDILAEEISKIQKRHPPFTPCIFHTGKQDKSGVKFITKYVNIPRDEVDVWEIDVSLLVFEKKIASGSLSDLYKGTFYGQDVAIKLLKDENLNETARREFFQEIHIMRKLRHKNVLQFIGASTKPPSFLIVTEYMSGGSIHDFLHQQKGVLSFPSLLRVAVDVSKGMNYLHQKNIIHRDLKAANLLMDEYGVVKVADFGVARVQAQSGVMTAETGTYRWMAPEVIEHKPYDHKADVYSFGIVLWELLTGQLPYDNLTPLQAAIGVVQKGLRPKIPRHADPRIVDLLEKCWLQDPSLRPEFSEITRYLQQTLKEEPSGR; this is encoded by the exons ATGGCTATGGACGATACCGAGAGCTGTAGTAGTAGAGCGGTGGATGATTTCTCGGCTCAGACTTGGAAACAGAAGCAGATGGTTGGTGTTTACGACGAAGTTCTTCGTCGACTCAGGCTGTCGCACGAGGCGGAGACCAGCCTTCCTGGTTTTGAGGATGAGCTTTGGGCTCATTTTCATCGACTTCCTACTAG GTATGCTATGGACGTCAACGTAGAGAGGGCTCAAGATGTTCTCATGCACAAGAATCTTCTCTACATGGCACATGATCCTGCTACTCGGCCTGCAATTGATGTCCGTCTCGTACAG GTTCATTCATCTCCTGGCAGAAACTTTGGGAAGTCTGTTAATTCGAACTTGAAGGAAAAAGTGGACCAGCTGTTTTCTGGTTATGACAGCAATCAGAG ACACCACCCCCCACCAGCATTTGGCTCATCAACAGAGGTCGAATATGGTTTTGAGACCAGCCAATTACATGATATAGACCAACCTGGGACTTTCTCCTG GCCAATGCATGAAATTACAATATCAACAATTGACAAGCCAAAACTGCTCAGTCAG TTGACGTCCTTACTTTCTGAGATTGGGTTGAATATTCAAGAAGCGCATGCTTTTTCAACAACAGATGGCTTTTCCTTGGATGTTTTTGTAGTTGATGGTTGGGCAATTGAG GATACCAAGCAGCTAAAAGATATACTGGCAGAAGAAATATCAAAGATCCAG AAAAGGCATCCTCCATTCACACCTTGTATATTCCATACTGGGAAGCAAGACAAATCTGGAGTCAAGTTCATCACAAAGTATGTCAACATTCCAAGGGACGAAGTTGATGTATGGGAAATTGATGTGAGCCTGCTAGTCTTTGAGAAGAAAATTGCATCTGGATCTCTTAGTGACTT GTATAAAGGCACCTTCTATGGTCAAGATGTGGCTATTAAACTTCTAAAAGATGAGAACTTGAACGAGACTGCACGGCGggaattttttcaagaaattcaTATCATGAG AAAACTTCGGCATAAGAATGTTCTTCAGTTTATTGGTGCATCTACCAAGCCTCCAAGCTTTCTCATTGTTACAG AATACATGTCTGGTGGAAGTATACACGACTTTTTACATCAACAAAAGGGCGTTCTTAGTTTTCCTTCCTTACTAAGAGTGGCAGTTGATGTGTCCAAGGGAATGAACTATTTGCATCAAAAGAATATCATCCACAGAGATCTGAAAGCTGCAAATCTTTTGATGGATGAATATGGg GTTGTAAAGGTCGCTGATTTTGGTGTTGCTAGAGTGCAAGCTCAATCTGGTGTGATGACTGCAGAAACTGGAACATATCGTTGGATGGCTCCAGAG GTTATTGAGCACAAACCATATGATCATAAAGCTGATGTTTATAGCTTTGGGATAGTGTTGTGGGAGCTGCTTACAGGACAG CTGCCTTATGATAACTTGACCCCGTTACAAGCAGCAATAGGCGTGGTTCAGAAG GGTCTGAGGCCTAAGATTCCGAGGCATGCTGATCCAAGGATCGTGGATTTGCTCGAGAAATGCTGGCTGCAGGATCCATCTTTGAGACCCGAATTCTCAGAAATTACAAGATATCTACAGCAGACACTGAAGGAG GAACCATCTGGAAGATGA
- the LOC120085267 gene encoding serine/threonine-protein kinase STY46-like isoform X3, whose product MAMDDTESCSSRAVDDFSAQTWKQKQMVGVYDEVLRRLRLSHEAETSLPGFEDELWAHFHRLPTRYAMDVNVERAQDVLMHKNLLYMAHDPATRPAIDVRLVQVHSSPGRNFGKSVNSNLKEKVDQLFSGYDSNQRHHPPPAFGSSTEVEYGFETSQLHDIDQPGTFSWPMHEITISTIDKPKLLSQLTSLLSEIGLNIQEAHAFSTTDGFSLDVFVVDGWAIEDTKQLKDILAEEISKIQKRHPPFTPCIFHTGKQDKSGVKFITKYVNIPRDEVDVWEIDVSLLVFEKKIASGSLSDLYKGTFYGQDVAIKLLKDENLNETARREFFQEIHIMRKLRHKNVLQFIGASTKPPSFLIVTEYMSGGSIHDFLHQQKGVLSFPSLLRVAVDVSKGMNYLHQKNIIHRDLKAANLLMDEYGVVKVADFGVARVQAQSGVMTAETGTYRWMAPEVIEHKPYDHKADVYSFGIVLWELLTGQLPYDNLTPLQAAIGVVQKGLRPKIPRHADPRIVDLLEKCWLQDPSLRPEFSEITRYLQQTLKEII is encoded by the exons ATGGCTATGGACGATACCGAGAGCTGTAGTAGTAGAGCGGTGGATGATTTCTCGGCTCAGACTTGGAAACAGAAGCAGATGGTTGGTGTTTACGACGAAGTTCTTCGTCGACTCAGGCTGTCGCACGAGGCGGAGACCAGCCTTCCTGGTTTTGAGGATGAGCTTTGGGCTCATTTTCATCGACTTCCTACTAG GTATGCTATGGACGTCAACGTAGAGAGGGCTCAAGATGTTCTCATGCACAAGAATCTTCTCTACATGGCACATGATCCTGCTACTCGGCCTGCAATTGATGTCCGTCTCGTACAG GTTCATTCATCTCCTGGCAGAAACTTTGGGAAGTCTGTTAATTCGAACTTGAAGGAAAAAGTGGACCAGCTGTTTTCTGGTTATGACAGCAATCAGAG ACACCACCCCCCACCAGCATTTGGCTCATCAACAGAGGTCGAATATGGTTTTGAGACCAGCCAATTACATGATATAGACCAACCTGGGACTTTCTCCTG GCCAATGCATGAAATTACAATATCAACAATTGACAAGCCAAAACTGCTCAGTCAG TTGACGTCCTTACTTTCTGAGATTGGGTTGAATATTCAAGAAGCGCATGCTTTTTCAACAACAGATGGCTTTTCCTTGGATGTTTTTGTAGTTGATGGTTGGGCAATTGAG GATACCAAGCAGCTAAAAGATATACTGGCAGAAGAAATATCAAAGATCCAG AAAAGGCATCCTCCATTCACACCTTGTATATTCCATACTGGGAAGCAAGACAAATCTGGAGTCAAGTTCATCACAAAGTATGTCAACATTCCAAGGGACGAAGTTGATGTATGGGAAATTGATGTGAGCCTGCTAGTCTTTGAGAAGAAAATTGCATCTGGATCTCTTAGTGACTT GTATAAAGGCACCTTCTATGGTCAAGATGTGGCTATTAAACTTCTAAAAGATGAGAACTTGAACGAGACTGCACGGCGggaattttttcaagaaattcaTATCATGAG AAAACTTCGGCATAAGAATGTTCTTCAGTTTATTGGTGCATCTACCAAGCCTCCAAGCTTTCTCATTGTTACAG AATACATGTCTGGTGGAAGTATACACGACTTTTTACATCAACAAAAGGGCGTTCTTAGTTTTCCTTCCTTACTAAGAGTGGCAGTTGATGTGTCCAAGGGAATGAACTATTTGCATCAAAAGAATATCATCCACAGAGATCTGAAAGCTGCAAATCTTTTGATGGATGAATATGGg GTTGTAAAGGTCGCTGATTTTGGTGTTGCTAGAGTGCAAGCTCAATCTGGTGTGATGACTGCAGAAACTGGAACATATCGTTGGATGGCTCCAGAG GTTATTGAGCACAAACCATATGATCATAAAGCTGATGTTTATAGCTTTGGGATAGTGTTGTGGGAGCTGCTTACAGGACAG CTGCCTTATGATAACTTGACCCCGTTACAAGCAGCAATAGGCGTGGTTCAGAAG GGTCTGAGGCCTAAGATTCCGAGGCATGCTGATCCAAGGATCGTGGATTTGCTCGAGAAATGCTGGCTGCAGGATCCATCTTTGAGACCCGAATTCTCAGAAATTACAAGATATCTACAGCAGACACTGAAGGAG ATTATATAA
- the LOC120085267 gene encoding serine/threonine-protein kinase STY8-like isoform X1, translated as MAMDDTESCSSRAVDDFSAQTWKQKQMVGVYDEVLRRLRLSHEAETSLPGFEDELWAHFHRLPTRYAMDVNVERAQDVLMHKNLLYMAHDPATRPAIDVRLVQVHSSPGRNFGKSVNSNLKEKVDQLFSGYDSNQRHHPPPAFGSSTEVEYGFETSQLHDIDQPGTFSWPMHEITISTIDKPKLLSQLTSLLSEIGLNIQEAHAFSTTDGFSLDVFVVDGWAIEDTKQLKDILAEEISKIQKRHPPFTPCIFHTGKQDKSGVKFITKYVNIPRDEVDVWEIDVSLLVFEKKIASGSLSDLYKGTFYGQDVAIKLLKDENLNETARREFFQEIHIMRKLRHKNVLQFIGASTKPPSFLIVTEYMSGGSIHDFLHQQKGVLSFPSLLRVAVDVSKGMNYLHQKNIIHRDLKAANLLMDEYGVVKVADFGVARVQAQSGVMTAETGTYRWMAPEVIEHKPYDHKADVYSFGIVLWELLTGQLPYDNLTPLQAAIGVVQKGLRPKIPRHADPRIVDLLEKCWLQDPSLRPEFSEITRYLQQTLKEVGKSSAETVQIYSFVFRHFMFLEQII; from the exons ATGGCTATGGACGATACCGAGAGCTGTAGTAGTAGAGCGGTGGATGATTTCTCGGCTCAGACTTGGAAACAGAAGCAGATGGTTGGTGTTTACGACGAAGTTCTTCGTCGACTCAGGCTGTCGCACGAGGCGGAGACCAGCCTTCCTGGTTTTGAGGATGAGCTTTGGGCTCATTTTCATCGACTTCCTACTAG GTATGCTATGGACGTCAACGTAGAGAGGGCTCAAGATGTTCTCATGCACAAGAATCTTCTCTACATGGCACATGATCCTGCTACTCGGCCTGCAATTGATGTCCGTCTCGTACAG GTTCATTCATCTCCTGGCAGAAACTTTGGGAAGTCTGTTAATTCGAACTTGAAGGAAAAAGTGGACCAGCTGTTTTCTGGTTATGACAGCAATCAGAG ACACCACCCCCCACCAGCATTTGGCTCATCAACAGAGGTCGAATATGGTTTTGAGACCAGCCAATTACATGATATAGACCAACCTGGGACTTTCTCCTG GCCAATGCATGAAATTACAATATCAACAATTGACAAGCCAAAACTGCTCAGTCAG TTGACGTCCTTACTTTCTGAGATTGGGTTGAATATTCAAGAAGCGCATGCTTTTTCAACAACAGATGGCTTTTCCTTGGATGTTTTTGTAGTTGATGGTTGGGCAATTGAG GATACCAAGCAGCTAAAAGATATACTGGCAGAAGAAATATCAAAGATCCAG AAAAGGCATCCTCCATTCACACCTTGTATATTCCATACTGGGAAGCAAGACAAATCTGGAGTCAAGTTCATCACAAAGTATGTCAACATTCCAAGGGACGAAGTTGATGTATGGGAAATTGATGTGAGCCTGCTAGTCTTTGAGAAGAAAATTGCATCTGGATCTCTTAGTGACTT GTATAAAGGCACCTTCTATGGTCAAGATGTGGCTATTAAACTTCTAAAAGATGAGAACTTGAACGAGACTGCACGGCGggaattttttcaagaaattcaTATCATGAG AAAACTTCGGCATAAGAATGTTCTTCAGTTTATTGGTGCATCTACCAAGCCTCCAAGCTTTCTCATTGTTACAG AATACATGTCTGGTGGAAGTATACACGACTTTTTACATCAACAAAAGGGCGTTCTTAGTTTTCCTTCCTTACTAAGAGTGGCAGTTGATGTGTCCAAGGGAATGAACTATTTGCATCAAAAGAATATCATCCACAGAGATCTGAAAGCTGCAAATCTTTTGATGGATGAATATGGg GTTGTAAAGGTCGCTGATTTTGGTGTTGCTAGAGTGCAAGCTCAATCTGGTGTGATGACTGCAGAAACTGGAACATATCGTTGGATGGCTCCAGAG GTTATTGAGCACAAACCATATGATCATAAAGCTGATGTTTATAGCTTTGGGATAGTGTTGTGGGAGCTGCTTACAGGACAG CTGCCTTATGATAACTTGACCCCGTTACAAGCAGCAATAGGCGTGGTTCAGAAG GGTCTGAGGCCTAAGATTCCGAGGCATGCTGATCCAAGGATCGTGGATTTGCTCGAGAAATGCTGGCTGCAGGATCCATCTTTGAGACCCGAATTCTCAGAAATTACAAGATATCTACAGCAGACACTGAAGGAGGTAGGGAAAAGTTCTGCTGAAACTGTTCAAATTTATTCCTTCGTTTTCAGGCACTTCATGTTCTTGGAACAGATTATATAA